The proteins below come from a single Chryseobacterium capnotolerans genomic window:
- a CDS encoding SanA/YdcF family protein has translation MRKTIKNILKSFLLLLVAGIIFIAWANYSIKKESAASVSYNIADVPTAKTALLLGTGKTLSNGMPNAYFYNRIKAATDLYKSGKVQYIIVSGDNSSKDYNEPEDMQIALIQQGIPQNKIFLDHAGFRTLDSVVRAKDIFGQTQLTIISQKFHNERAVFLAQKNGIQAFGYNAEDVNKYAGLKTNLREYLAKAKVYWDLILGVEPKFGGEKIIIP, from the coding sequence ATGAGAAAAACAATCAAAAATATTTTAAAATCTTTCCTGCTTCTTCTGGTTGCAGGAATTATTTTTATTGCCTGGGCAAATTACAGCATTAAAAAGGAAAGTGCTGCTTCTGTATCTTATAATATTGCTGATGTACCGACAGCAAAAACAGCCTTACTACTTGGAACCGGAAAAACTTTAAGCAACGGAATGCCGAATGCTTATTTCTATAACAGAATCAAGGCAGCTACCGATCTGTATAAAAGCGGAAAGGTTCAATACATCATCGTAAGTGGTGATAACAGCAGCAAAGATTATAATGAACCTGAAGATATGCAGATTGCACTGATACAACAAGGTATTCCACAGAACAAAATTTTCCTTGATCATGCAGGTTTTCGAACTTTAGATTCTGTGGTAAGAGCTAAGGATATTTTCGGACAGACCCAACTTACGATTATCTCTCAGAAGTTCCACAACGAAAGAGCAGTCTTTCTTGCTCAGAAAAATGGAATACAAGCCTTTGGGTATAATGCAGAAGATGTAAACAAATATGCAGGGTTAAAGACCAATTTAAGAGAGTATCTTGCGAAAGCTAAAGTATATTGGGATTTAATTTTAGGAGTGGAGCCGAAATTTGGTGGGGAAAAGATTATTATTCCTTAG
- the ileS gene encoding isoleucine--tRNA ligase, with protein sequence MSQFKEYKNLNLIDVAENVAEFWKQNKTFNKSVEIRQGNPEFVFYEGPPSANGMPGIHHVMARALKDIFCRYQTQNGKQVFRKAGWDTHGLPVELGVEKELGITKEDIGKKISIEDYNKACREAVMRYTDVWNNLTEKIGYWVDLDDPYITYKSKYMETVWWLLKQLYDKSLLYKGYTIQPYSPKAGTGLSSHELNQPGTYRDVSDTTVVAQFKVKKDSSDLFNDVDGDVHILAWTTTPWTLPSNTALTVGRDIEYVVVKTFNQYTFEPVTVVLSSVLLSKVFGKKYAEGTDEDFANYTPETKVIPFRILKEFTGEKLVNTRYEQLVPWFTPNDNREDAFRVILGDFVTTEDGTGIVHTAPTFGADDARVAKMAQPEIPPMLVKDENDNLVPLVDLQGKFIQGENVPEVFSGKYIKNEYYDEGTAPEKSWDVELAILLKTENKAFKVEKYVHSYPHCWRTDKPVLYYPLDSWFVKMTAVKDRLVNLNKEINWKPKATGEGRFANWLENVNDWNLSRSRYWGIPLPIWRTEDTKEEKIIGSVEELYNEIEKSIAAGLMTENPFKGFEIGNMSESNYELVDLHKNVVDKVVLVSDSGKAMKRESDLIDVWFDSGSMPYAQLHYPFENKEMIDSNKAFPADFIAEGVDQTRGWFYTLHAIGTAVFDSVAYKNVMSNGLVLDKNGQKMSKRLGNAVDPFETLSVYGPDATRWYMISNANPWENLKFDIEGIDEVRRKFFGTLYNTYSFFSLYANVDGFNYSEKEVENRPEIDRWILSELNLLIKEVKAFYEDYEPTRVARAISTFVNDNLSNWYVRLCRRRFWKGDYSDDKISAYQTLYTCLEVVAKLSAPIAPFFMDQLYQDLNKVTGKENCESVHLTDFPVADESLIDQDLVEKTHLAQNITSMVFSLRKKENVKVRQPLQKVLVPVLDAKTEEQILAVADLIKQEVNVKELQLINAEEASHLIVKQIKPNFKALGPKLGKDMKVVGAEIANLTTEQIAALEKAGKLDVQGYEITLDDVEISTKDIPGWTVTSDGKTTVALDLTLTDELKSEGIAREFINRIQNLRKEKDFELTDRINISIEENSPFLEDIKKNEEYISSEVLSNKIEIVSSLLNFNEIEIDEVNFKINVEKN encoded by the coding sequence ATGAGCCAATTTAAAGAATACAAAAACCTCAACCTTATTGACGTAGCAGAGAATGTAGCGGAGTTTTGGAAACAGAATAAAACTTTCAATAAGAGCGTTGAGATTCGTCAGGGAAATCCTGAGTTTGTTTTTTATGAAGGTCCGCCTTCAGCAAATGGTATGCCTGGAATTCACCACGTAATGGCAAGAGCATTGAAGGATATTTTCTGCCGTTACCAGACGCAAAACGGGAAACAGGTTTTCCGTAAAGCTGGCTGGGATACGCATGGTCTTCCTGTGGAACTAGGTGTAGAAAAAGAATTAGGAATTACAAAAGAAGATATTGGCAAAAAAATCTCTATTGAAGATTATAATAAAGCTTGTCGTGAAGCTGTAATGCGTTATACCGATGTATGGAATAACCTTACAGAGAAAATCGGATATTGGGTAGACCTTGATGATCCGTACATTACGTACAAGTCAAAATATATGGAAACTGTTTGGTGGCTGTTGAAACAATTATACGACAAAAGCTTGTTGTATAAAGGATATACGATCCAGCCTTACTCTCCAAAAGCAGGAACAGGGCTTTCTTCTCACGAATTGAACCAGCCTGGAACGTATCGTGATGTTTCAGATACTACGGTGGTTGCTCAGTTTAAAGTGAAGAAAGATTCATCTGATTTATTCAACGATGTTGATGGAGATGTACATATCCTTGCATGGACGACGACTCCTTGGACGTTGCCTTCCAACACTGCACTAACAGTAGGTAGAGATATTGAATATGTTGTTGTTAAAACATTCAACCAATATACATTTGAGCCGGTAACCGTTGTATTATCAAGCGTTCTTTTATCTAAAGTATTCGGTAAGAAATATGCTGAAGGTACAGATGAAGATTTTGCTAATTATACTCCGGAAACTAAAGTAATTCCGTTCAGAATTTTAAAAGAATTTACTGGGGAAAAACTGGTTAACACAAGATATGAGCAATTAGTTCCTTGGTTTACACCAAACGATAATCGTGAGGATGCTTTCAGAGTGATTTTAGGAGATTTCGTTACAACAGAAGATGGTACAGGTATCGTACACACCGCTCCTACTTTTGGTGCTGATGATGCGAGAGTTGCTAAAATGGCTCAGCCTGAGATCCCGCCAATGTTGGTAAAGGATGAGAACGACAATCTTGTTCCATTGGTAGATTTACAGGGTAAATTCATCCAGGGTGAGAATGTTCCGGAAGTATTCTCAGGAAAGTATATCAAAAATGAATACTACGATGAAGGAACTGCTCCTGAAAAGTCATGGGATGTAGAATTGGCAATCTTGTTGAAAACAGAGAACAAAGCCTTCAAAGTAGAAAAATATGTCCACTCTTATCCACACTGCTGGAGAACTGACAAACCGGTATTGTATTACCCATTGGATTCATGGTTTGTGAAGATGACTGCTGTAAAAGACAGATTGGTTAACCTGAACAAAGAAATCAACTGGAAGCCAAAAGCTACCGGAGAAGGACGTTTTGCCAACTGGTTGGAAAATGTAAACGACTGGAACTTATCCCGTTCAAGATATTGGGGTATTCCATTGCCAATCTGGAGAACAGAGGATACGAAAGAAGAAAAGATCATTGGTTCTGTAGAAGAGCTTTACAACGAAATTGAGAAATCAATTGCAGCAGGATTAATGACTGAAAATCCATTCAAAGGTTTTGAGATAGGCAATATGTCTGAATCAAACTACGAATTGGTTGATCTTCACAAAAATGTAGTGGATAAAGTTGTATTGGTTTCTGATTCAGGAAAAGCAATGAAGCGTGAAAGCGATTTGATCGATGTTTGGTTCGATTCAGGTTCTATGCCTTATGCACAGTTGCACTATCCTTTTGAGAATAAGGAAATGATTGACAGCAACAAGGCATTCCCTGCAGACTTCATTGCAGAAGGTGTTGACCAGACTCGTGGATGGTTCTATACCCTTCATGCAATTGGAACTGCTGTTTTTGATTCTGTTGCTTATAAAAATGTAATGAGTAACGGTCTTGTCTTGGATAAAAACGGGCAGAAAATGTCTAAACGTTTAGGAAATGCAGTAGATCCATTCGAAACACTTTCTGTATACGGACCAGATGCTACCCGTTGGTATATGATCTCCAATGCAAACCCTTGGGAAAACCTGAAGTTTGATATCGAAGGAATTGATGAGGTAAGAAGAAAATTCTTCGGAACTCTTTACAATACCTATTCATTCTTCTCTTTATATGCGAATGTTGATGGTTTCAATTATTCAGAAAAAGAAGTGGAAAATCGTCCTGAAATCGACAGATGGATCCTTTCTGAACTGAACTTATTGATCAAGGAAGTAAAAGCATTCTATGAAGATTACGAACCAACAAGAGTTGCAAGAGCGATCAGCACATTTGTAAATGATAACTTGAGTAACTGGTATGTAAGATTATGCAGAAGACGCTTCTGGAAAGGAGATTATTCTGATGATAAGATCTCTGCTTACCAGACTTTATATACTTGTCTTGAAGTAGTAGCTAAATTATCAGCTCCTATTGCTCCATTCTTTATGGATCAGTTATATCAGGACTTAAATAAAGTAACAGGTAAAGAAAACTGTGAATCTGTACACCTTACAGACTTCCCGGTTGCTGATGAAAGCTTAATTGATCAGGATCTGGTTGAAAAAACGCACTTAGCGCAGAACATCACAAGTATGGTTTTCTCTTTAAGAAAGAAAGAAAACGTCAAAGTTCGTCAGCCGTTACAAAAAGTATTGGTTCCTGTATTGGATGCTAAAACAGAAGAGCAGATTCTTGCTGTTGCAGATCTTATCAAGCAGGAAGTAAACGTAAAAGAATTACAGTTAATTAATGCTGAAGAAGCATCACACTTAATTGTAAAACAGATAAAACCAAACTTCAAAGCTCTTGGACCTAAATTAGGAAAAGACATGAAGGTAGTTGGTGCTGAGATTGCTAATCTTACCACAGAACAAATTGCTGCTCTTGAAAAAGCAGGGAAACTGGATGTTCAGGGTTATGAGATCACGCTTGATGACGTGGAAATCTCTACGAAAGACATCCCTGGATGGACTGTAACTTCCGATGGTAAAACAACTGTGGCATTAGATTTGACGTTAACCGATGAATTAAAATCTGAAGGGATCGCAAGGGAATTCATTAACAGAATTCAGAACTTGAGAAAAGAGAAAGATTTCGAACTTACAGACAGAATTAATATCTCCATTGAAGAGAACTCACCATTCCTTGAAGATATTAAGAAAAATGAGGAATATATTTCTTCTGAGGTCTTGTCAAATAAAATAGAAATTGTATCTTCACTTTTAAATTTTAACGAAATCGAAATAGATGAAGTTAATTTTAAGATAAATGTCGAAAAAAATTAA
- a CDS encoding IS4 family transposase: MSIFSEHKISVSQLLSFIPEALLSHLSANTKVDHYSKVLQGRKMFYLLLFAITSNEKLSQRTLEDTFKDPVFKALFNLDETETVRRSSISERLSKIDSRYFKEIYDCIYNMFCDSYNPAEREKYDLIRTDSTVIGEAAGKLKEGIAQNGGKKFIKYSVLFDGLLPCGVEIYNTPKYCAEDNALSEAVLQHVKREKEHANIYIIDKGLGSAQRMKEFDDKGVFFVIRSKENRKHEEIKSFIEKDQNIDLGEIVLIKDSLVKLYSSKPVPTQKGKTYNKEEQIETHFRLVVVSSKQQPEKEFWFLTNDFQISAKDIADYYRKRWDIEVFFRFLKQELHASHLLSLNKNGIEVMIYMTLITAMLILIYKKANNIGYKTAKRRFAMEIRNLAISILIIGAGGNPDKVFKT; the protein is encoded by the coding sequence ATGTCCATTTTTAGCGAGCACAAAATTTCAGTTTCCCAGTTGTTAAGCTTTATTCCTGAAGCCCTCTTATCTCATCTTTCAGCCAATACCAAAGTAGATCATTATTCTAAAGTACTTCAAGGCAGAAAGATGTTTTATCTTCTGTTATTTGCCATTACCAGCAATGAAAAATTAAGCCAGCGAACACTGGAAGACACATTTAAAGATCCTGTATTTAAGGCTTTATTCAATCTTGATGAAACTGAAACTGTAAGACGCAGTTCTATTTCTGAGAGGCTTTCAAAAATCGATTCAAGATACTTTAAAGAAATCTACGATTGTATCTATAATATGTTCTGTGATTCCTATAACCCGGCAGAAAGAGAAAAATATGATCTAATCAGAACAGATAGCACTGTTATTGGTGAAGCAGCTGGAAAATTAAAGGAAGGCATTGCTCAAAACGGAGGTAAGAAATTTATTAAGTATAGTGTCTTATTTGATGGGCTGCTTCCTTGCGGAGTTGAAATTTACAATACTCCTAAATACTGTGCAGAAGATAATGCTCTTTCTGAAGCTGTATTGCAACATGTGAAAAGAGAAAAAGAACATGCCAATATTTATATTATAGATAAAGGATTGGGTTCTGCCCAAAGAATGAAAGAATTTGATGATAAAGGGGTGTTTTTTGTTATAAGATCTAAAGAAAATAGAAAACATGAAGAAATAAAGTCTTTTATTGAAAAAGATCAGAATATCGACTTAGGAGAAATTGTACTCATAAAAGATAGTTTAGTAAAGTTATATTCGTCAAAACCTGTCCCAACTCAAAAAGGGAAAACTTATAATAAGGAGGAGCAAATTGAAACACATTTCAGATTGGTTGTAGTAAGCAGCAAACAGCAACCTGAAAAAGAATTTTGGTTTCTAACCAATGACTTTCAAATCTCTGCAAAAGATATTGCGGATTATTATCGGAAAAGATGGGACATTGAAGTGTTTTTTAGATTTCTAAAACAGGAACTTCATGCTAGTCATCTTCTTTCACTCAATAAAAATGGTATAGAAGTAATGATTTACATGACTCTTATTACAGCTATGCTCATTCTCATCTATAAAAAAGCAAATAATATAGGATATAAAACAGCCAAAAGAAGATTTGCTATGGAGATAAGGAACCTTGCCATATCTATATTAATAATAGGGGCAGGGGGAAATCCTGATAAAGTTTTTAAAACTTAA
- a CDS encoding phenylacetate--CoA ligase family protein encodes MEFHPFIEKSSIQEIKAFQEEKLQQLLAYLEENSPFYQRLFKEKNINIEEISTLEDLQKIPVTTKNDLQQYNHDFFCITPDKIVDYSTTSGTLGDPVTFGLSDGDLERLAYNEAISFACAGIQKGDVVQMITTIDKRFMAGLAYFLGLRKMGASVVRMGPGIPELQWDSIFRYKPKYLITVPSFLLKMIDYAEKRGLDYKKSSVYGAVCIGESIKNQDFTDNILSQKIKEKWDIKLFSTYASTEMSTAFTECEFQIGGHHHPELIITEILDDEGNIVKEGESGELTITTLGVEAIPLLRFKTGDIVKAHYEPCQCGRNTLRLGPVIGRKQQMIKYKGTTLYPPAMNDILNDFNNILCYQIVIQANEIGLDEIIIKLSTDQEHENFVNEVRDHFRAKLRVSPKIEIIDFDILSKTVFNPNSRKPITFIDLR; translated from the coding sequence TTGGAATTTCATCCGTTCATCGAAAAATCGAGTATTCAGGAAATAAAGGCTTTTCAGGAAGAAAAACTTCAGCAGCTTCTGGCGTATCTTGAAGAAAACTCACCTTTTTATCAGAGGCTTTTTAAAGAGAAAAACATCAATATTGAGGAAATCAGTACCCTGGAAGATCTGCAGAAAATTCCTGTTACAACAAAGAATGATCTGCAGCAGTATAATCACGATTTTTTCTGTATCACTCCAGATAAGATTGTAGACTATAGTACTACTTCAGGAACTTTAGGAGATCCGGTAACTTTCGGCTTGTCTGATGGCGATCTGGAAAGGTTGGCCTACAATGAAGCCATATCTTTTGCCTGTGCAGGAATCCAAAAAGGAGATGTAGTGCAGATGATTACTACAATTGATAAACGTTTCATGGCCGGACTTGCTTATTTTTTAGGATTAAGAAAAATGGGGGCAAGTGTTGTCAGAATGGGACCTGGAATTCCAGAGTTGCAATGGGACTCTATTTTCAGATACAAACCAAAATACCTGATTACTGTACCTTCGTTTTTGCTGAAAATGATAGATTATGCCGAAAAACGTGGTCTGGACTACAAGAAATCAAGTGTTTATGGAGCGGTATGTATTGGGGAAAGTATCAAAAATCAGGACTTTACGGATAATATTCTCTCGCAGAAGATTAAAGAAAAATGGGATATTAAGCTTTTTTCTACTTATGCGTCTACAGAAATGAGTACAGCTTTTACAGAATGTGAGTTCCAAATCGGAGGCCATCACCATCCTGAGCTGATTATTACAGAAATTCTGGATGATGAAGGGAATATTGTAAAAGAAGGTGAAAGCGGTGAACTTACGATTACGACCTTGGGAGTAGAAGCTATTCCGTTGTTGAGGTTTAAAACAGGAGATATTGTAAAAGCCCATTACGAACCATGTCAATGTGGAAGGAATACACTGCGGTTGGGGCCGGTGATTGGAAGAAAGCAGCAGATGATCAAATATAAAGGAACGACATTGTACCCACCTGCTATGAATGATATTCTGAATGATTTTAATAATATTCTGTGTTACCAGATTGTGATTCAGGCTAATGAAATCGGACTGGATGAAATCATTATCAAATTAAGTACAGACCAGGAACATGAAAATTTCGTCAATGAAGTAAGAGACCATTTCCGTGCAAAATTAAGGGTAAGTCCGAAAATTGAAATCATAGATTTTGATATTCTGTCTAAAACCGTTTTTAATCCAAACAGCAGAAAACCAATTACCTTTATCGATTTAAGATGA
- a CDS encoding lipoprotein signal peptidase yields MKKILAITFLVLLIDQASKIYIKTHFELNESIPVIEGFFNKTFVENPGMAYGFHFGGIIGKYFLVILRIFLIGGMVYMFKKWLKEGASNYLLVPMAIIFAGAIGNLIDGMFYGMIFDSGTVYDASTDRWIGYGGVSKFVPFGQGYSTFMKGCVVDMLHFPVVDWYVPDSWPIIGGKHIEFFKYIFNVADSAITVGAAFLLIFRKKAFPNGLEF; encoded by the coding sequence ATGAAAAAGATCTTAGCTATCACCTTTTTGGTATTATTGATAGACCAGGCTTCAAAAATTTACATTAAAACTCATTTTGAGCTGAATGAGAGCATTCCTGTTATAGAAGGTTTCTTCAATAAAACCTTTGTTGAAAACCCAGGAATGGCTTATGGCTTTCATTTTGGCGGAATTATTGGAAAATATTTCCTTGTGATCCTAAGAATCTTTCTGATTGGAGGAATGGTTTACATGTTTAAAAAATGGTTGAAAGAAGGAGCTTCCAACTATCTTTTAGTTCCAATGGCCATTATTTTCGCTGGAGCTATCGGAAACCTTATTGATGGAATGTTCTACGGAATGATCTTCGACAGCGGAACGGTTTATGATGCCAGCACCGACCGATGGATTGGGTATGGCGGAGTTTCAAAATTTGTTCCTTTTGGGCAAGGCTATTCCACTTTTATGAAAGGTTGTGTGGTAGATATGCTTCACTTCCCGGTAGTAGATTGGTATGTGCCAGACAGCTGGCCTATCATTGGAGGAAAACATATTGAATTCTTTAAATATATTTTCAATGTTGCCGATTCAGCCATTACTGTAGGAGCAGCTTTCCTTTTAATCTTCAGAAAAAAAGCTTTCCCGAACGGACTTGAATTCTAA
- a CDS encoding DUF2683 family protein, translating into MESIIVHPKNAMELSALKGVLKEMNIKFEKAHVKSSYNGQKVVKKASDNKNVRPASKPSKPKGE; encoded by the coding sequence ATGGAATCAATCATAGTACATCCAAAAAATGCAATGGAACTTAGCGCACTGAAAGGTGTTTTGAAAGAAATGAACATTAAGTTTGAGAAAGCTCATGTGAAAAGTTCATATAACGGACAAAAAGTGGTTAAGAAAGCAAGCGATAATAAAAACGTAAGGCCTGCTTCAAAACCTTCAAAACCTAAAGGAGAGTAA
- a CDS encoding DUF6576 domain-containing protein has protein sequence MSEVLILVIIVAGTLAFFNREWIRNRFSPKKHTYYTIDDQFNSDKREREKEIDKLLSKMGKNGINDLSEKDRKRLDELSKM, from the coding sequence ATGAGCGAAGTTTTAATTTTGGTAATCATTGTGGCAGGAACATTGGCTTTTTTTAATAGGGAATGGATCAGAAACAGATTTTCTCCCAAAAAGCACACCTACTACACCATTGATGATCAGTTTAATTCTGATAAACGCGAACGGGAGAAAGAAATAGATAAACTTTTGAGTAAGATGGGCAAAAACGGAATCAATGACCTTTCAGAAAAAGACCGGAAAAGACTTGACGAGTTGTCCAAAATGTAA
- a CDS encoding TraR/DksA family transcriptional regulator — MSDERVRYSDADLQEFRAIIKEKIEKAEKDLQLIRESFINDQNNGTDDTSPTFKAFEEGAETLSKEQNSILAGRQEKFVRDLKNALIRIENKTYGVCRVTGKLIPKERLLAVPHATLSIEAKNMQK, encoded by the coding sequence ATGTCAGACGAAAGAGTTAGATACAGCGATGCTGATTTACAGGAATTTAGAGCGATCATAAAAGAAAAAATAGAAAAGGCGGAGAAAGATCTTCAGCTCATCAGAGAAAGTTTCATCAATGACCAGAATAACGGGACTGATGATACTTCACCTACCTTCAAAGCATTTGAGGAAGGTGCTGAGACTTTAAGCAAAGAGCAGAACTCTATTCTTGCAGGAAGACAGGAAAAATTCGTCCGTGATCTGAAGAATGCTTTAATCAGAATCGAAAACAAGACTTACGGTGTTTGTAGAGTAACAGGAAAACTGATTCCTAAGGAAAGACTTTTAGCCGTTCCTCATGCTACTCTAAGCATCGAAGCGAAAAACATGCAGAAATAG
- a CDS encoding M23 family metallopeptidase — MKIFSKLMVAICLIHTIITHAQNYPQNYFRNPLNIPMQLAANFGAVRTNHFHMGLDLRTNSQENLSVLAAADGYVSRIKVERYGFGNAVYITHPNGFTTVYAHLNKYFDKLDEYVKEKQYKDEKWEQDITFQPGQFPVTKGQLIALSGNTGGSAGPHLHFEIRDTKTEECLNPLLFGFNIPDSVAPIISGLYWYDRRFSTYEPGANAIAVKKIGNTYAADVVRVNSPMISFGIKAVDKANQGFNLGIYKAELLMDGKLIYGFSIDKVSYDDTRYLNGCIDYTKFIRDKVGIQHLSTLPGMKLQNYSEPNLSGIINLQDENVHTIEIVLKDVKGNTSKLTTKVQLANTGSGISPSGKVVLPNEGKTLTTENAEISFSKNAMYDAVNFSMYEKNSGDGSAVSNTIVLQNPYLPVQDNYTLKVKPNRKLNKDEKDKVVVLFNYGSDKDAVKAKWNGDQAEAQFNRLGTAELILDSSLPSVSSGWKEGAAVSGGSLRLKGSTKVGDIVSFRAELDGKWLRFARVKNDFVYAFDEKCPKGSGSHTLKVITINSAGNTNTQTFTFQR; from the coding sequence ATGAAAATCTTCTCCAAACTGATGGTTGCTATTTGTTTAATCCATACAATCATCACACACGCTCAAAATTACCCACAGAACTATTTCCGTAATCCGCTCAACATTCCCATGCAACTGGCTGCCAATTTTGGAGCGGTAAGAACCAACCATTTTCATATGGGATTGGATCTGAGGACGAACAGTCAGGAAAACTTATCGGTATTGGCTGCTGCGGATGGTTATGTAAGCCGAATCAAAGTGGAACGCTATGGTTTCGGAAATGCAGTGTACATCACCCATCCGAATGGTTTTACAACGGTGTATGCCCATCTGAATAAATATTTTGATAAGCTTGATGAATATGTAAAAGAGAAGCAGTACAAGGATGAAAAATGGGAACAGGATATCACATTTCAGCCAGGGCAGTTTCCGGTTACCAAAGGCCAGCTTATTGCTTTGAGCGGAAATACCGGAGGTTCGGCAGGTCCACACTTACATTTTGAAATAAGAGATACCAAAACAGAAGAATGTCTTAACCCGTTGTTGTTTGGATTTAATATTCCGGATTCTGTGGCACCCATTATCAGTGGATTATATTGGTATGACCGCAGATTCAGTACCTATGAGCCCGGAGCTAATGCAATTGCTGTTAAAAAAATAGGAAATACATATGCTGCGGATGTTGTAAGAGTTAATTCTCCGATGATAAGCTTTGGAATCAAAGCGGTAGATAAAGCCAATCAGGGATTTAATCTTGGAATTTATAAAGCAGAATTATTAATGGATGGAAAGTTAATCTATGGTTTCAGTATTGATAAGGTAAGTTATGATGATACCCGTTATCTGAATGGATGTATAGATTATACCAAATTTATTAGAGATAAAGTAGGAATTCAGCATTTGTCTACATTGCCGGGAATGAAATTACAGAATTACAGTGAACCTAATCTGTCAGGAATTATCAATCTTCAGGATGAGAATGTTCATACTATTGAAATTGTTTTAAAAGATGTAAAAGGAAATACCAGCAAGCTGACTACAAAGGTTCAGTTAGCTAATACAGGCAGCGGAATTTCTCCTTCCGGAAAAGTGGTTTTACCTAATGAAGGGAAAACGTTAACCACTGAAAATGCAGAGATCAGCTTCAGTAAAAATGCAATGTATGATGCTGTGAATTTTAGTATGTATGAAAAAAATAGTGGGGATGGAAGTGCTGTTTCCAATACCATTGTTTTACAGAATCCATACCTTCCGGTTCAGGATAATTATACTTTGAAAGTAAAACCCAACAGAAAACTTAACAAAGACGAGAAAGATAAAGTAGTGGTTTTGTTCAATTATGGAAGTGATAAGGATGCTGTAAAAGCAAAATGGAATGGGGATCAGGCAGAAGCTCAGTTCAACAGATTGGGTACTGCAGAGTTAATACTGGATAGCAGCTTGCCATCAGTTTCTTCAGGTTGGAAAGAAGGTGCGGCTGTAAGCGGTGGTTCTTTACGATTAAAAGGAAGTACAAAAGTGGGTGATATTGTTTCATTCAGGGCAGAATTGGATGGGAAATGGCTGCGATTTGCCCGTGTAAAAAACGATTTTGTTTATGCATTTGATGAAAAATGTCCAAAAGGTTCCGGTTCACATACTTTAAAAGTAATTACCATTAATAGTGCAGGAAATACGAATACACAGACTTTTACATTTCAGAGGTAA